In Halorussus limi, a genomic segment contains:
- a CDS encoding acyl-CoA dehydrogenase family protein has translation MLDYVSLEQDLDEEEQMIRDTARQFVEEQVKPDIGDHFEAGTFPTELIPEMGELGFYAPNLEGYGSPNVSETAYGLLMQELEAGDSGIRSMASVQGALVMYPIHAYGSEEQKERWLPGLGRGELVGCFGLTEPEHGSNPSGMETYAEKDAGEYVLNGSKTWITNSPISDVAVVWARDRSAEDNPVRGFLVETDTDGVTTNKIDDKLSMRASVTGEIGLNDVYVPEDAVLPDVEGMKGPLSCLTQARYGIAWGAVGAARDSFETAREYATERDQFGGPIARFQIQQQKLAEMATEITTSQLLAYRLAELKERGDLRPQHVSMAKRNNVRMARDQSRVAREMLGGNGITTDYSPMRHMANMETVYTYEGTHDIHTLILGEDLTGIAAYE, from the coding sequence ATGCTCGATTACGTCTCACTGGAGCAGGACCTCGACGAGGAGGAGCAGATGATTCGGGACACCGCCCGTCAGTTCGTCGAGGAGCAGGTCAAGCCGGACATCGGGGACCACTTCGAGGCCGGGACGTTCCCGACCGAACTCATCCCGGAGATGGGCGAGCTGGGGTTTTACGCGCCGAATCTGGAGGGGTACGGCTCGCCGAACGTCAGCGAGACCGCGTACGGCCTGCTGATGCAGGAGTTGGAGGCGGGCGACTCCGGCATCCGCTCGATGGCGAGCGTGCAGGGCGCGCTCGTGATGTACCCGATTCACGCCTACGGCTCCGAGGAGCAGAAAGAGCGCTGGCTCCCGGGACTGGGCCGGGGCGAACTCGTCGGCTGTTTCGGGCTGACGGAACCCGAACACGGCTCGAACCCTTCGGGGATGGAGACCTACGCGGAGAAGGACGCGGGCGAGTACGTCCTCAACGGCTCGAAGACGTGGATTACTAACTCGCCCATCTCGGACGTGGCGGTCGTCTGGGCGCGCGACCGCTCGGCCGAGGATAACCCGGTCCGGGGCTTCCTCGTCGAAACCGACACGGACGGCGTGACGACCAACAAGATAGACGACAAGCTCTCGATGCGCGCCTCCGTGACGGGCGAAATCGGCCTCAACGACGTGTACGTGCCCGAGGACGCGGTCCTGCCCGACGTCGAAGGGATGAAGGGACCGCTCTCGTGTCTCACGCAGGCCCGGTACGGCATCGCGTGGGGCGCGGTCGGCGCGGCCCGCGATAGCTTCGAGACGGCCCGCGAGTACGCCACCGAGCGCGACCAGTTCGGCGGCCCCATCGCGCGATTCCAGATACAGCAGCAGAAACTCGCGGAGATGGCGACCGAAATCACGACGAGCCAACTGCTGGCCTACAGGCTGGCGGAGTTGAAGGAACGAGGCGACCTGCGACCGCAGCACGTCTCGATGGCCAAGCGCAACAACGTCCGGATGGCCCGCGACCAGTCGCGGGTCGCCCGCGAGATGCTGGGCGGGAACGGCATCACGACCGACTACTCGCCGATGCGCCACATGGCGAACATGGAGACGGTCTACACCTACGAGGGCACCCACGACATCCACACCCTGATTCTGGGCGAGGATCTCACCGGAATTGCCGCCTACGAGTGA
- a CDS encoding DUF367 family protein, which produces MNLHVRYEGDDDPDKCTARKLARFDLATLHRSASATPYGIVLNPHAEQALSPADRAETDKLVALDCSWETAERALFEMPGVHRALPFLVAANPVSYGKPFRLNTVEAFAAALTILGEREHAEEILSKFTWGETFLELNAEPLRRYADCEDSTEVVAVQQEYLDAGEEQSATDS; this is translated from the coding sequence GTGAATCTCCACGTCCGCTACGAGGGCGACGACGACCCCGACAAGTGTACGGCCCGGAAACTCGCCCGGTTCGACCTCGCCACACTCCATCGGAGCGCGTCGGCGACTCCCTACGGCATCGTGCTGAACCCCCACGCCGAGCAGGCGCTCTCGCCCGCCGACAGGGCCGAGACCGACAAGCTAGTCGCGCTGGACTGCTCGTGGGAGACCGCCGAGCGGGCGCTGTTCGAGATGCCGGGCGTCCACCGCGCGCTCCCGTTCCTCGTGGCGGCCAACCCCGTCAGCTACGGCAAGCCCTTCCGCCTGAACACGGTCGAGGCGTTCGCCGCCGCCCTGACGATTCTCGGCGAACGCGAGCATGCCGAAGAGATTCTCTCGAAGTTCACGTGGGGCGAGACCTTCCTCGAACTCAACGCCGAACCACTCCGGCGATACGCCGACTGCGAGGACTCGACCGAGGTGGTCGCGGTCCAGCAGGAGTATCTCGACGCCGGGGAAGAGCAGTCTGCGACCGATTCGTAG
- a CDS encoding right-handed parallel beta-helix repeat-containing protein: protein MPERPAVTVLALVVLLAVAPASSAVSGGAAMGTQTETSTTEISSCTTITESGEYVLTGDVTNESPTRPRNGLGACIAVRADDVTLRGRNHTVAAGPGGAPGVVGVLVSPRTRARGVTLSGVRVGGRQSRSNVTVQNLTTTRWGAGVAVLGATGVTLRNVSAANNLGDGIFAENATDLRLRGGSVRGSNTGVFLRRSPDASVANLTVADNLAGVSVRRSDDATLRNLSVSRHSQYGVALVRSANATLENATLRDDGFAEIALARSSDARLVGVSVADSPGWEVYAVRDSAAVGERVRLGATTLSFEVRDAALDAATETPPLPLTDRQVVGDSLFVRPTAADARLSLSLGYADSAVERARTTEDTLSLWRFDAGSGWARAETTVDAERNRASADFENLSENGTVVALVGEGLAESENATDRS, encoded by the coding sequence ATGCCAGAACGACCCGCGGTAACGGTCCTCGCGCTGGTGGTTCTCCTCGCTGTCGCACCCGCGAGTAGTGCGGTTTCGGGCGGTGCAGCGATGGGAACCCAGACAGAGACCTCCACGACCGAGATTTCGAGTTGTACGACCATCACCGAGTCCGGCGAGTACGTCCTCACGGGCGACGTGACGAACGAGTCGCCGACCCGACCGCGGAACGGCCTCGGGGCCTGCATCGCCGTCCGGGCCGACGACGTGACTCTTCGGGGCCGGAATCACACCGTCGCGGCCGGACCCGGCGGCGCTCCCGGCGTCGTCGGCGTCCTCGTGAGTCCGCGAACGAGGGCTCGGGGAGTTACGCTCTCCGGCGTGCGGGTTGGCGGCCGCCAGTCGCGCTCGAACGTCACCGTACAGAATCTCACGACGACTCGGTGGGGCGCGGGCGTCGCGGTCCTCGGCGCGACCGGCGTCACTCTCCGGAACGTCTCGGCGGCGAACAACCTCGGGGACGGGATTTTCGCGGAGAACGCGACCGACCTCCGACTCCGGGGCGGGTCGGTCCGGGGGAGCAACACCGGCGTCTTCCTCCGGCGCTCGCCGGACGCCAGCGTCGCGAACCTGACCGTCGCCGACAACCTCGCCGGCGTCTCGGTCCGGCGCTCGGACGACGCGACGCTCCGGAACCTCTCGGTCTCCCGCCACTCGCAGTACGGCGTCGCGCTCGTCCGGTCGGCGAACGCGACCCTCGAAAACGCGACGCTCCGGGACGACGGCTTCGCCGAAATCGCGCTCGCACGCTCCTCGGACGCTCGCCTCGTCGGCGTCTCGGTCGCCGACTCGCCGGGGTGGGAGGTCTACGCGGTCCGCGACTCCGCGGCGGTCGGCGAGCGCGTCCGCCTCGGCGCGACGACCCTCTCCTTCGAGGTCCGCGACGCGGCCCTCGACGCCGCTACCGAGACGCCGCCGCTCCCGCTGACTGACCGACAGGTCGTCGGCGACTCGCTGTTCGTCCGGCCGACGGCGGCGGACGCTCGCCTCTCGCTCTCCCTTGGCTACGCCGATTCCGCCGTCGAGCGCGCGCGGACGACCGAGGACACCCTCTCGCTCTGGCGGTTCGACGCCGGGTCGGGGTGGGCGCGCGCCGAGACGACGGTGGACGCCGAGCGAAACCGCGCGTCGGCCGACTTCGAAAATCTGAGCGAGAACGGGACGGTTGTCGCCCTCGTCGGCGAGGGACTCGCGGAGTCGGAGAACGCGACGGACCGAAGTTAG
- a CDS encoding 50S ribosomal protein L40e: protein MASFEKAEARILDKMICMRCNARNPHEADNCRKCGYGKLRPKSKEPRNA from the coding sequence ATGGCCAGCTTCGAGAAAGCGGAAGCGCGAATCCTCGACAAGATGATTTGCATGCGGTGCAACGCTCGTAACCCCCACGAAGCCGACAACTGCCGCAAGTGCGGCTACGGAAAGCTCCGACCCAAGAGCAAGGAACCGCGCAACGCCTGA
- a CDS encoding MazG nucleotide pyrophosphohydrolase domain-containing protein, with amino-acid sequence MNAQETVAEFLAEHELDSEPAYRILDLASEVGELAKDVNDSTDYGAEPEEVDVKTDELGDALFSLLAVAESLDVDAEEALDEALAKYRARIEATGDPGSGE; translated from the coding sequence ATGAACGCTCAAGAGACGGTCGCCGAGTTCCTCGCGGAACACGAACTGGACAGCGAACCGGCGTATCGGATTCTCGACCTCGCCTCGGAGGTCGGCGAGTTGGCGAAAGACGTCAACGACTCGACCGACTACGGGGCGGAACCCGAGGAGGTAGACGTGAAGACGGACGAACTCGGCGACGCGCTCTTCTCGCTCCTCGCCGTCGCCGAGTCGCTCGACGTGGACGCCGAGGAGGCCTTAGACGAGGCGCTGGCGAAGTATCGTGCGCGAATCGAGGCGACCGGCGACCCCGGGTCGGGCGAGTAG
- a CDS encoding MBL fold metallo-hydrolase, with protein sequence MQVHNVTADAETFTCNAYLAEGERTVLVDAGSMPGVVDVVADRVEDVDAVVLTHQHGDHVGQLDAVLDAYDPELLCYADHPRRTEEISDGDTVEIGDEEFEAVHSPGHADDHLAFVSDSTLFSGDVVVYNDGAFDDGSFGRTDMAGQSREREIESIREILDRMGEGVGSMYAGHGDEFHGDVREVVERALERAERREPKYPDE encoded by the coding sequence GTGCAAGTACACAACGTCACCGCCGACGCGGAGACGTTCACCTGTAACGCCTATCTCGCCGAGGGCGAGAGGACGGTGCTGGTGGACGCCGGCAGCATGCCGGGCGTCGTGGACGTCGTCGCCGACCGCGTCGAGGACGTGGACGCGGTGGTGCTGACCCACCAACACGGCGACCACGTCGGTCAACTCGACGCCGTGCTGGACGCCTACGACCCCGAACTGCTCTGCTATGCCGACCACCCGCGCCGGACCGAGGAGATTTCGGACGGCGACACCGTCGAAATCGGCGACGAGGAGTTCGAGGCGGTCCACTCGCCGGGCCACGCCGACGACCACCTCGCGTTCGTCTCGGACTCGACCCTCTTCAGCGGCGACGTGGTGGTGTACAACGACGGCGCGTTCGACGACGGTAGCTTCGGCCGGACGGATATGGCCGGCCAGTCACGCGAGCGCGAAATCGAGAGCATCCGCGAGATTCTCGACAGGATGGGAGAGGGCGTCGGGTCGATGTACGCCGGACACGGCGACGAATTCCACGGCGACGTGCGCGAGGTCGTCGAGCGTGCGCTGGAGCGGGCCGAGCGCCGGGAGCCGAAGTATCCGGACGAGTAG
- a CDS encoding DUF5786 family protein: MGFGSYDESEQENQDYDADLDDDNGVNTEENSHEGSVDFEIGASNDELIDRLKDIKDDEQSET; the protein is encoded by the coding sequence ATGGGATTTGGGAGCTACGACGAGTCCGAACAGGAGAATCAGGACTACGATGCCGACCTCGACGACGATAACGGCGTAAACACCGAAGAGAACTCCCACGAAGGCAGCGTGGACTTCGAAATCGGAGCTTCGAACGACGAACTCATCGACCGTCTCAAGGACATCAAGGACGACGAGCAGAGCGAGACCTGA
- a CDS encoding DUF99 family protein, which produces MKSGVRALGIAESYRERRSTLAGVVARASRVTDGFAFETCTVGGTDATEAVTDLFSDLGREDVRYVFVAGIALAWYNVVDLRTIHEETDRPVVSVTFEESPGLVEALEAEFEGEALERRKRAFERQPARERVSVNDETVFVRSVGIDASEAREAVRAFTPEGGRPEPLRVARLAARAGDDLRRNSGPSEG; this is translated from the coding sequence GTGAAGTCCGGCGTCCGCGCGCTGGGTATCGCCGAGTCCTATCGAGAACGTCGTAGCACGCTCGCGGGCGTCGTCGCCCGCGCGAGTCGCGTCACCGACGGATTCGCCTTCGAGACCTGCACCGTCGGCGGAACGGACGCCACCGAAGCAGTCACCGACCTGTTTTCCGACCTCGGCCGCGAGGACGTGAGATACGTCTTCGTCGCCGGTATCGCACTGGCGTGGTACAACGTCGTGGACCTCCGAACGATTCACGAGGAGACCGACCGCCCGGTAGTCTCCGTCACCTTCGAGGAGAGTCCGGGACTGGTCGAGGCGCTGGAGGCCGAGTTCGAGGGCGAGGCGTTAGAGCGGCGAAAGCGGGCGTTCGAGCGCCAACCGGCCAGAGAGCGCGTCTCGGTCAACGACGAGACGGTCTTCGTGCGCTCGGTGGGCATCGACGCGAGCGAGGCCCGCGAGGCGGTCCGAGCGTTCACGCCGGAGGGCGGTCGGCCCGAACCGCTCCGGGTGGCGAGACTGGCCGCGAGAGCGGGCGACGACCTCCGGCGGAACAGCGGGCCCTCGGAGGGGTGA
- a CDS encoding uracil-DNA glycosylase — translation MGEMDGLEVTECTRCPELVDSRSQIVNGTGPADADLLFVGEGPGQQEDQQGEPFVGRSGTILDDKLRDRGLAREDVRITNCVRCRPPENRDPTSEELDNCWPYLESEIEQVDPEVVITLGKVPSEHLLDDDVAVTKEAGSVRTAELGGEVRDVLICVHPAATLYDSSQEETLDAALDKAAAMAGEDSGGQSQLGEF, via the coding sequence ATGGGAGAAATGGACGGCCTCGAAGTGACCGAGTGTACGCGCTGTCCCGAACTCGTGGATAGCCGAAGCCAGATAGTCAACGGCACGGGTCCCGCGGACGCCGACCTCCTGTTCGTCGGCGAAGGGCCGGGCCAACAGGAGGACCAGCAGGGCGAACCCTTCGTCGGGCGGAGCGGCACGATTCTGGACGACAAGTTGCGCGACCGGGGACTCGCCCGCGAGGACGTGCGCATCACCAACTGCGTGCGGTGTCGCCCACCGGAGAACCGCGACCCGACCAGCGAGGAACTCGACAACTGCTGGCCCTACCTCGAGAGCGAAATCGAACAGGTCGACCCCGAGGTCGTAATCACGCTCGGAAAGGTGCCGAGCGAACACCTCTTGGACGACGACGTCGCGGTCACGAAGGAGGCCGGGTCGGTCAGGACCGCCGAACTCGGCGGCGAGGTCCGCGACGTGCTTATCTGCGTCCACCCCGCGGCGACCCTCTACGACAGCAGTCAGGAGGAGACGCTCGACGCCGCCCTCGACAAGGCGGCCGCGATGGCGGGCGAGGACTCGGGCGGTCAGTCGCAACTCGGCGAGTTCTGA
- a CDS encoding cupredoxin domain-containing protein, whose translation MGDSGRETHEADRTTADPTARRRSVLRALGGAGALAAFTGVSTGRERAAAAADATDAQSPAETRERARQDGEIDPVWGFPALSDETDPPTSPKHEVELQIRPHDAPIPEFVFEPTGLYVEPGDTVRFSYESPHHTVTAYHPAFGYVQRVPDDVPPFSAPALPQGGYWLYTFDREGVYDLHCAPHEIFGHAMRIVVGSPSGPAADALPDLCAQQPAETPGAGGETTAAMDEQTTTGTGRETTADARTATAEPGTTTGSGEEGDGGEEPSFPRLTAYTVLSDPALAPDAIVDERRVSWDDLAPESKQLFVQIRGFPPC comes from the coding sequence ATGGGGGACTCCGGACGCGAGACGCACGAGGCCGACCGAACGACCGCCGACCCGACCGCGCGCCGGCGGAGCGTGCTACGGGCGCTCGGCGGTGCGGGCGCGCTCGCGGCGTTCACGGGCGTGAGTACCGGCCGGGAACGCGCGGCGGCCGCCGCGGACGCGACGGACGCGCAGAGTCCCGCGGAGACCCGCGAACGGGCGCGACAGGACGGCGAAATCGACCCGGTGTGGGGGTTCCCGGCGCTGTCCGACGAGACCGACCCGCCGACCAGTCCGAAGCACGAGGTGGAACTCCAGATTCGGCCGCACGACGCGCCGATTCCCGAGTTCGTCTTCGAACCGACCGGCCTCTACGTCGAACCGGGCGACACGGTGCGGTTCAGCTACGAGTCGCCCCACCACACCGTGACGGCCTACCACCCCGCGTTCGGCTACGTCCAGCGCGTGCCCGACGACGTGCCACCGTTCTCGGCCCCGGCGCTCCCGCAGGGCGGCTACTGGCTCTACACGTTCGACCGAGAGGGCGTCTACGACCTCCACTGCGCCCCCCACGAGATATTCGGCCACGCGATGCGAATCGTCGTCGGGTCGCCGAGCGGACCGGCGGCCGACGCCCTGCCCGACCTCTGCGCACAGCAACCGGCGGAGACGCCGGGTGCGGGCGGGGAGACCACGGCCGCGATGGACGAGCAGACGACGACCGGGACGGGGCGAGAGACCACGGCCGACGCCCGAACGGCGACGGCCGAACCCGGAACGACCACTGGTAGCGGCGAGGAAGGAGACGGCGGGGAGGAGCCGAGTTTCCCGCGGCTCACGGCCTACACCGTCCTCTCGGACCCGGCGCTCGCTCCCGACGCCATCGTGGACGAGCGTCGAGTGTCGTGGGACGACCTCGCGCCCGAGAGCAAGCAGTTGTTCGTCCAAATTCGGGGCTTCCCGCCGTGTTGA
- a CDS encoding helicase C-terminal domain-containing protein, with the protein MNPDRIFDEFPAPSYRGNQRAALSDIRDAFAEGNDVVLVRAPTGSGKSLLARAIAGCARRPDDAAPSDATGAYYTTPQVSQLDDVAEDDLLDDLKIIRGKRNYSCILPGETDTPVDRAPCAREKGYDCSVKHRCPYFSDRAIASNRDIAAMTLAYFMRTAGSEVFRKRDAVVIDEAHGLAEWAEMYATIDLNPRTVPIWDDLTVPEISGIDRAVEYADRLQNVCRRRKDELIAQQELDPHEAAERDRLQELIGELDWLVEDYRDTESATTWVVDQQDGRGSGDGGGPITIKPMNPERYLSHTVWERGNKFALLSATMLNKQAFCRQVGLDPANVALVDVGHTFPVENRPLYDVTQGKMTYEHRDETLPDIARTAVRIMQEHRGEKGIVHAHSYAIQERLADRLDDFGVGDRVRTHDRDDRDAELESWKATDGEEVFLSVKMEEALDLKGDLARWQVICKAPFLNTNDSRVAHRLEEGQWAWYYRAALRTVIQACGRVVRAPDDYGATYLADSSLLQVFDRAETDTPDWFREQVERMSRPDLPEFDPRSASESAAGADAAGGRGAGRRRGSRTRGRSDAGSSSGGRSSGGRSSSGQSASGQSSGENSSGGASSGGSSTDRKSPMADVWDDSV; encoded by the coding sequence GTGAACCCCGACCGGATTTTCGACGAGTTCCCCGCGCCCTCCTATCGGGGCAACCAGCGCGCCGCCCTGTCGGACATCAGGGACGCCTTCGCCGAGGGAAACGACGTGGTGCTGGTGCGCGCGCCGACCGGGAGCGGCAAGTCGCTGCTGGCGCGCGCCATCGCGGGGTGCGCTCGCCGACCCGACGACGCCGCGCCGAGCGACGCGACCGGGGCCTACTACACCACGCCGCAGGTCTCCCAACTCGACGACGTGGCCGAGGACGACCTGCTGGACGACCTGAAGATAATCCGGGGCAAGCGAAACTACTCGTGCATCCTGCCGGGCGAGACCGACACGCCGGTCGACAGGGCACCCTGCGCCCGCGAGAAGGGGTACGACTGCTCGGTGAAACACCGGTGTCCGTACTTCTCGGACCGGGCCATCGCCAGCAACCGCGACATCGCGGCGATGACGCTGGCGTACTTCATGCGGACCGCCGGGTCGGAGGTGTTCCGCAAGCGCGACGCGGTCGTGATAGACGAGGCTCACGGCCTCGCCGAGTGGGCCGAGATGTACGCGACCATCGACCTGAACCCCCGGACGGTGCCCATCTGGGACGACCTGACGGTGCCCGAGATTTCCGGGATAGACCGCGCCGTCGAGTACGCCGACCGACTCCAGAACGTCTGTCGCCGGCGCAAAGACGAACTCATCGCCCAACAGGAACTCGACCCCCACGAGGCCGCCGAGCGCGACCGACTGCAGGAACTCATCGGCGAGTTGGACTGGTTGGTCGAGGACTACCGCGACACCGAGAGCGCGACGACGTGGGTCGTCGACCAGCAGGACGGACGGGGGTCGGGCGACGGGGGCGGCCCCATCACCATCAAGCCGATGAACCCCGAGCGGTATCTCAGCCACACGGTCTGGGAGCGGGGCAACAAGTTCGCGCTCCTCTCGGCGACGATGCTGAACAAGCAGGCGTTCTGTCGGCAGGTCGGTCTCGACCCCGCCAACGTCGCGCTAGTGGACGTGGGCCACACCTTCCCGGTCGAGAACCGGCCGCTCTACGACGTGACGCAGGGGAAGATGACCTACGAACACCGCGACGAGACCCTGCCGGACATCGCCCGCACCGCGGTCCGCATCATGCAGGAGCATCGGGGCGAGAAGGGCATCGTTCACGCCCACTCCTACGCGATTCAGGAGCGTCTCGCCGACCGACTCGACGACTTCGGCGTCGGCGACCGGGTCCGGACCCACGACAGGGACGACCGCGATGCCGAACTCGAATCGTGGAAGGCGACCGACGGCGAGGAGGTGTTCCTCTCGGTCAAGATGGAGGAGGCGCTCGACCTGAAAGGGGACCTCGCCCGGTGGCAGGTCATCTGCAAGGCCCCGTTCCTCAACACCAACGACTCGCGGGTCGCCCACCGCCTCGAAGAGGGCCAGTGGGCGTGGTACTACCGCGCCGCGCTCCGGACCGTGATTCAGGCCTGCGGGCGGGTGGTCCGTGCGCCCGACGACTACGGCGCGACCTACCTCGCGGACTCGAGTCTCCTGCAGGTGTTCGACCGCGCTGAAACAGACACGCCCGACTGGTTCCGCGAGCAGGTAGAGCGCATGTCTCGCCCGGACCTGCCCGAGTTCGACCCCCGGAGCGCCAGCGAGTCGGCGGCCGGAGCGGACGCGGCCGGCGGACGGGGCGCGGGTCGGCGTCGGGGGTCGCGGACCCGTGGTCGGTCCGACGCCGGGTCGTCGTCGGGCGGGCGCTCCTCGGGCGGGCGCTCCTCGAGCGGCCAGTCCGCGAGCGGGCAGTCCTCCGGCGAGAACTCGTCGGGCGGAGCCTCTTCCGGCGGTTCTTCGACCGACCGAAAGAGTCCGATGGCGGACGTGTGGGACGACAGCGTGTAG
- a CDS encoding DUF7561 family protein: protein MATEPCEGCGEQVKIAGGIANLWTLDHDATGGMTLEFDADGSEHFLCFDCIDDLPDDPRAEDVDALGEP from the coding sequence ATGGCCACGGAACCCTGCGAGGGATGCGGCGAGCAGGTCAAAATCGCGGGCGGCATCGCCAACCTCTGGACCCTCGACCACGACGCGACCGGCGGGATGACGCTGGAGTTCGACGCCGACGGGAGCGAGCATTTCCTCTGTTTCGACTGCATCGACGACCTTCCGGACGACCCGCGCGCCGAGGACGTGGACGCGCTCGGCGAACCGTAG
- a CDS encoding HalOD1 output domain-containing protein yields the protein MHDSESLVATAVDLGDSSQTIHRAFNDPDDDEPLVETVVDALAEASGRPADELSVCLYDAVDPDALNDIFRPTRRGPGRNDGRVAFTIGEFAVDLHASGHVFVRRAR from the coding sequence ATGCACGATTCAGAATCTCTCGTAGCGACAGCCGTAGACCTCGGAGATAGCTCCCAGACCATCCACCGGGCGTTCAACGACCCGGACGACGACGAACCGCTCGTCGAGACCGTCGTGGACGCGCTGGCCGAGGCGTCGGGCCGCCCCGCGGACGAACTGAGCGTCTGCCTCTACGACGCGGTGGACCCCGACGCGCTGAACGACATCTTCCGACCGACGCGACGCGGGCCGGGCCGGAACGACGGCCGGGTCGCGTTCACCATCGGCGAGTTCGCCGTCGACCTCCACGCCAGCGGTCACGTCTTCGTCCGTCGGGCGCGCTAA
- a CDS encoding YkgJ family cysteine cluster protein, whose translation MEVDCEGCAGCCIDWRAIAPAASDHERRGPRQPLDDTYNLVPLTRDDAREFLDAGLADALTPRLWRDESGVEIDGVSVSAIGGKPAFFLGLRKPPKPVGPFDTDPTWLPTCAFLDPTTLQCRIHGTETYPEECADYPGHNLKLEQRTECERVEDAFGGNRLVDDDPPADLPGFLLGPQAVGQKVFVFPDPERLSGVVGRAAAGALTDEDRALFVAAAVAAAPGTTEVNRDRFESALSAAREADSWVGRAIAEWEERAGGSRADADGDETPVADPKLAEEVEVARGAPETPGWRE comes from the coding sequence ATGGAGGTCGACTGCGAGGGGTGTGCGGGGTGTTGCATCGACTGGCGGGCCATCGCGCCCGCCGCGAGCGACCACGAGCGCCGCGGCCCGCGCCAGCCGCTGGACGACACCTACAACCTCGTACCGCTGACCCGCGACGACGCCCGCGAGTTCCTCGACGCGGGGTTGGCCGACGCGCTGACCCCGCGGCTCTGGCGCGACGAGTCGGGCGTCGAAATCGACGGCGTCTCCGTCTCGGCCATCGGCGGCAAGCCCGCGTTCTTCCTCGGCCTGCGCAAGCCGCCGAAACCGGTGGGCCCGTTCGACACCGACCCGACGTGGCTCCCGACCTGCGCCTTCCTCGACCCGACGACCCTCCAGTGTCGGATTCACGGGACGGAGACCTACCCCGAGGAGTGCGCCGACTACCCCGGCCACAACCTGAAACTGGAGCAACGGACCGAGTGCGAGCGCGTCGAGGACGCCTTCGGCGGGAACCGACTGGTGGACGACGACCCGCCCGCCGACCTCCCGGGGTTCCTGCTCGGCCCGCAGGCCGTCGGCCAGAAGGTGTTCGTCTTCCCCGACCCCGAGCGCCTGTCCGGCGTCGTCGGCAGGGCCGCGGCGGGCGCACTCACCGACGAGGACCGCGCGCTGTTCGTCGCGGCCGCCGTCGCCGCCGCGCCCGGCACGACGGAGGTGAACCGCGACAGGTTCGAGTCCGCGCTCTCGGCCGCCCGCGAGGCCGACTCGTGGGTCGGGCGGGCCATCGCCGAGTGGGAAGAGCGCGCCGGAGGCTCCCGGGCAGACGCCGACGGCGACGAGACTCCGGTCGCCGACCCGAAACTGGCCGAAGAAGTCGAAGTCGCGCGCGGTGCTCCCGAGACCCCCGGCTGGCGCGAGTGA
- a CDS encoding DUF5786 family protein has product MSMGAYDEDEHERRERKNNTVDVSEDDDRTTYHGSVEYDSGDSAEALLDQFEEIKSET; this is encoded by the coding sequence ATGTCAATGGGTGCCTATGACGAAGACGAACACGAGCGCCGTGAACGCAAGAACAACACAGTTGACGTCAGCGAGGACGACGACAGAACGACGTATCACGGCTCCGTAGAGTACGATTCGGGAGATTCCGCGGAAGCGCTCCTCGACCAGTTCGAGGAAATCAAGTCGGAGACGTAA